From Gemmatimonadota bacterium:
AAGGCTTCGGAGATGGCGTCGTGAAATTCGGGGCGGAGATGGGCAATTTGGTTGTTCTCGCGGGTGGGGTGTACGCGGTTGGTGAGGAGGATGACGCCGAGGTCTCGTATGGGGTCACCCCATACGGATGTGCCGGTGAATCCGAGGATGCCGAAGGATTGTTCGCTAAAGTAGCGGCCGCTCGAACTTCCGCCGGGTGAGACGGTGTCCCAGCCGAGTGCCCAGGTGCTGTTGGGCGCGATATTGGCGCGTGTGGTGAATTGTGGAATGCTCCGTTTGGGAAAGATGCCTGTGCCGAGCCATGCAAGCAGGCATTTCGACAGGTCAGGCGCTGTGGAAAAAAGACCGGCGTGGGAGGCGATTCCACCCATTGCGGCGGTGTTTTCATCGTGGACTTCACCGTGTACGAGGTGATCGCGTAAGTCGGAGCCATCTTCCGTGGGCGCAATGCGGTGTTTGAGATGGGGCGGTGGACAGTACAATGTGTCGTTCATTTTGAGCGGTTCGAATATGTGCTGTTTGACGAGGTGATCCAGGCGATGCCCGCCGATGGTTTCGAGGATTTTACCCAGGGTGAGAAAGCCCAGGTCGCTGTACACGGTGTCTGTGCCGAGTTCATAAATTAAAGGGTGTTGGCACGCCGCGTTGAGCATAGCATCGCGGATGTCAATATCGTGCGCTGCGCGTTGGTTTTCGTACAGGTGAACATGTGCGGGCAGGCCACTGCAATGGGCGAGCAGGTGCCGGACTGTGACGCGATTTTTGTTCTTTCCGGTGAAGGAGGGTACATAATATTGTACGGGTGCGTCGAGGTCCAGACGATCTTTATCGACAAATAACATGCAGAGCGTTGTGGTGGCGATGACTTTGGTGACAGAAGCGAGATCGTAGAGGGTGTTGATTTGCACGGGTGTGGCGTCGGGTTGATAGGTGTGGTGGCCCACAGCCCAGCAAGTGACGATGCCCGCACGGCGCAGGACGAGACCGACAGCACCGGGGGTGGTGCGGATATGCACATGGTGTTGTAATACTCGACGGGCGCGGTCGAGTTTTTGCGAATCAAAACCGAGTTGTTCGGGTGTCATTTGTGTCTCCCAGTTCCAGCCTCTTGCACATCGCATTTCTGTGTTCTATATTGTTGAAAGTACGAGACAAAAACAAGGGGAATTTGACAGGGAAAGGTCGTTTTATGAGATATCGACATATCTTTGGAATGGGTGCGTTTATCGCTTTGTTTTTTGCGATGTGTATGCCCGCTGAGGGACAGGTGAATGTGGAACGGCTCGAGAGCATTGCGCGACATGTGGCTCGGGCGGTTTTGGCAGAGGGGGATTCTCTGACGACAGAGCAGGTCGCATGGGTCGAGCGCATGACCTCGCAATTGGCAGAGGATGCGGTGTTTCTGGACGAACAAAAACAGCGGTTGGAAGAAATGCGTCGCGAACGAGATGCGTCGATTCGGAATATCGCGAGCCAGGTTGCCAAAGGGATCGCTGTTCTGATTGCGCTGCTGGTTTTGTGGGCGATTTTTCGTGTCTTTAGAAGGGGGTTGCGTGCCGAGCAGGGCGATGATCCTCTTGGGGTGTTGATTGCGATGCGCACAGAAGCGCGGGCGCAAAAACTCGGCAAGGTGCTTGTTAAAGAAAATTTGGCGACGGGTGGAACTGTCGCACCGAGTGTCCGTTCAATCTATCGCAGGGAGGATGGGGTGCGAGAAGCTGCTGAGGCGATGGTTTTTTTGAAGACGACGCGTGCACAATTAAGCGATTTGATGGACCGAGCAGAGGAATTGGGTGGGGGCAAGACGCCAGAACTCGTTGTGATACGTGAGGTGTGAAAGCATGTTAAAAGTCTGGACCGTCATTCTGTTTGGATTTTGTTTTGTTGTTTCCGCAGGGGCTGAGGAAGAGAATGCCTCGCGTATTGCGCGCGAGATGGTTCGCTCTCTGTATGGCTATGAGCGCGTGAAGCCGTTGCCGCCCGTGGCGAATGCACAGGTGCGCGTTATTGCGAGAAGGTTGGTTGCGGAGTCAGACGAGCGTTTTCAGCACGCGTTTTTTCAGGCGGGGGATCGCGAGCAGGGCGCGTTTTTCAGCGGGCTGATGAAGCACGTTCTTATCGGGGTGATGATTTGTCTGGTGTTTTTTGTGGTGCATACGGTTGTGCGAAAACTCGATGCGGCGCGGCGTCTGGGGAAAACGGATCTCGATATCACGGTTCAAGGTGGGTTGCGAAATGCGCCTTGTATTCTGGCTCTTCCCATGCCATCTGAAGCGGAGGCAAATCGCGTTGGCCGCGCGCTTGTTGCCGAGCGGTTGGCTGCGCGTGTGGATGTTTTTTCGCAGTATTTTTTGTCACCGGATCGAGATGGGGATACCGTGCTGTTTGTGATGACTGTAAAAGGCCGTTTGAGGGCATTGAAAAAACGGTTGAGGAATGTGTCTATGTCATTTTCCGTGTCGCATGGACACAGGTCCTATTTGACGTGGATTGCCGATGCGGCTGATGGGAGAGGGTAGGATATACGCGAGGCGTTGTCCATAAAACGGGAAATTCATGTACATTCCAGAAACTCTATCGTCCAATCCAGAATGGGCTGAATGGATCGAACGGCTGCCAGATATCGTCGCTGCGTGTGCAAAGCGGTGGGATCTTTGCATTGAAGATCCCATGACAGAAGATTATGCCGAAATGTCCTATAGTTATATCGCGCCAGCGACGGATGCGAAGGGCACAGAGGTTGTTCTGAAAATTGGCTCGCCCGTGCAACTGGCGGAAAACTGGCAGCAAGAGTGCCACGCGCTGCAACTTTGCAATGGTAATGGTACGGTCAAGTTGCTCGATTTTGACGAGGCGTTGGGCGTGTTGATGCTCGAGCGCATCCGCCCAGGTGTTCCTCTGG
This genomic window contains:
- the cutA gene encoding divalent cation tolerance protein CutA; this encodes MRYRHIFGMGAFIALFFAMCMPAEGQVNVERLESIARHVARAVLAEGDSLTTEQVAWVERMTSQLAEDAVFLDEQKQRLEEMRRERDASIRNIASQVAKGIAVLIALLVLWAIFRVFRRGLRAEQGDDPLGVLIAMRTEARAQKLGKVLVKENLATGGTVAPSVRSIYRREDGVREAAEAMVFLKTTRAQLSDLMDRAEELGGGKTPELVVIREV
- a CDS encoding serine hydrolase, which produces MTPEQLGFDSQKLDRARRVLQHHVHIRTTPGAVGLVLRRAGIVTCWAVGHHTYQPDATPVQINTLYDLASVTKVIATTTLCMLFVDKDRLDLDAPVQYYVPSFTGKNKNRVTVRHLLAHCSGLPAHVHLYENQRAAHDIDIRDAMLNAACQHPLIYELGTDTVYSDLGFLTLGKILETIGGHRLDHLVKQHIFEPLKMNDTLYCPPPHLKHRIAPTEDGSDLRDHLVHGEVHDENTAAMGGIASHAGLFSTAPDLSKCLLAWLGTGIFPKRSIPQFTTRANIAPNSTWALGWDTVSPGGSSSGRYFSEQSFGILGFTGTSVWGDPIRDLGVILLTNRVHPTRENNQIAHLRPEFHDAISEALID